TAATAATCTGCACAACAAGTTGGATTTACAGGAAAGCCACGTACTGTCCTCTGTATTGTGTTTGGTGTATTTATTACCTGTGCCTACTCTGGAGTACAACACTGAACAGCAGCGTGAGAGGTAGAAGCAGGTAGGACAAGACTCTCGCAGGGAGCCCAACCATGTTTAGATAAGTCACCATATTAATCAGCAGACCTGAAAtacaaaagtaaataaataatagtaattatagtgattatctttgcatcagttttaactcttaaatgaataaaacaaaccgTAATGTACACGTTCAAGTGACAGTAAAAGCTATTCTAATAGTGTTAAATGAAATTTACAAAAGGAAATCTAAATCTAGATTCTTAAATGAAAAGAAGTTGGAATAGGCAGCAaaaagctgtttgttttatatctGGTGTGTCTTTGCATGTTCATTCCAACCATACCATTCTGTATCACGTCAAAAAGGAGAGGATATCTTGTGGGTTCCTGCTCCGTAGACTTGGAAGTGTTGCCTGTAAACGATGTCAGACTGATGGCCGTCTTTTCCACCATGGTCTCCTCTTCGTGCTTTTTGGGGGCCTCCAGGTGCATCCATTCATTACTGTGCTTAAAGCTAAGCGGCCCTGGGGACACTTTGTGTACCATCAAATATGGGGCAAAACATATGAGGGAGAAACATGAAAGATGAATTGAGGTCATATCAAGTGCACACATCACTAAATATTAACAGTGtctttaactgtgtaatttacCACCACTGCTCAGAAGGAAATTAATGGCATCTTTGTAGCCACCGTGGAAGGCTTGTTCCAGAGCCTACAGAGAAAACAAGGAAAGtgctcagagagtgcagtactccaccaagactgttcatccccccatatggcattgtcagaaatgcagcatttttttcccccaaaatgcagcatttgtttattagttatggatgatcagaaatcatggcaacatggAATGTGgcaatttaatatagatgtacccacaaacaaaatgaccttgtgctgagtgcagatgtgtgttatgcatgtgtacattatgtgcggataccgaatcgtgtgacctaaatatgtagcgggcggcggggattgatgggactcggaaacacccccacaatttaatcaaatgtttcttgtatcattttatAAGTCCGCAaacggtcaatttgtagtaggaccgtaatcgtgtgatcgtcagcaggcagctgactttgtgttcacttgtagtcatagttacagtgacgtaaATAAATCCATCGAGCCACATCACTTCCAAAACtaatcatttgtgtcatttttgaccttctctgaaaatgtcatccaaatccatagtctgttcttaagaaatgttgctaacagacagacaatcagacagacagacaaacaaacaaaccaacggCAGTCGTCATATAACTTTGCCGTGTtgcttggtggagtaaaaaacaacacacagacacaaatgaagTTCAGAGAGTAGCTGTTGGGTTGCTCTTCGTTCACACTAATTCATCAACAAATGTAAAGGTAATGGCCAATTAGGATTGTCATATGGTCATAGGTTTGTCAGTAGTATAAAATtgacaaactgacagaaaatgtgacTTTCTGAATCAGCACAATTTACTATGTTGCACTGGTAAAACTGTtaatgtgttaatgtgtgtgtggtgttgggGTCTGACCTCCACAGCCACAGGGAAAAGGGCATTGATGACCCTTAAGCTGTTTGCCATGTTGCCTTTGAGAACGCTCCCACTTGTTACCACGTCCCACATGCAAGGTGTGTCAGTCGGGCAGATGTCAGTCTCTCCAGAGAATGGACACACCGTCAGTGTGTTCCAGGGGGATACAGTCATCACAGGCTGCATGCCGGTAAAGCCTCCATCCAAATAACGCTGCCAGGTAGGATCACATGTATTACAACACAGACTAAACAAGGTGGCTTAATTAAAAACCTGTTTAATCccaaatttttcactgcaaaataagtgcatgtattttactcCTTTGACCTCCCTAACACATaatatgtatacatttttttcatttcatgttggtTTTGTTACTGAAAACGTTGCCCCATGGGAAACCGCATAATCTAAATTCACACAGATTCTTCAGTTTGacctatttacacatttttttaaaaaaaagtaagaataaCACTAATAAATGTACTATATTGTAACTTGGCATGGTTATAAATGTGTTCACAATTTTATAAGATACATAAAGATACCATGGCAATGCATACTGAAGAGAGCTAAAATTGACAACATTGCAATTACTGCATTTCACAGtctcataaaacagttaaataaccGTAGAGCTAAGAGTGTTTGATCTTACAAAATAAGAACTGACCatagtttacaaaaataaaataaattcacagtGTGGCAGTAGCTTAGATTGACTATTTACTGACCACTAACATCATGGCCAGAAGATGAGTGTACATAATGCTTTCATGCAGTTgatagctgttttgtgtatggCATCATCTTGTGAGCACCCTTAGTCATGCAGTCTGCTGCAGTTGCTCCATAGGTCACAAGATCTGGTTTACTGGATGTGGCTGGTCATCGTGATATTTTAAAAACGCTGTTcctattttgcttattttaaaaGGTAGTTATTGTGTTGGTCTACACTTATCAGGAGAacatcttcctcatcctccagATTGGTCACCTCTGCTTCACCATTCAGAAGTCTATCAGACAAATGGCCTGTTTCGCCTTGGTACCTGGTACTCTCTATCTGAGCGGTCACTATCAGTCAATTTTaactgcatctttttatggtgtaGGAATGACTATGATGTAGCACATATCAGTTTGGGGCTCTTTTACGTCTAGATGATTCAAAACCTCTGATAGTTTTAAGCTGTATGGGAAAAAAAGCATAAGATAAATAGGATAAACAGTCAGAACCTTTGACAAGTAGCACAACACTATGACTATGTATTATGTTAGCGGCAACAAATGTTGCTTATGATCAAAAGATGCATGCAGACATAAAATTCTGATTATATATCAGTAGTAgacccttttaaaaatgtatgtacaaaatatctcagttatatctgtaaattaaggtatttaaataaattcttctTGTACAGGTTTGAGGCAGACCTCCTTCCATCGGTGCAGGCAGGAAGTAATAAGGCCTAGTCATGGGACCATTCACACTAGTTACATGACATTGATGCAGTTTAGACAAGACAAcctattctttgattttaaaacttgCATTAGCTGCCCAAAGCCGAAACAACACTTTtagagaataaaaattaaaagaaaaatgagtggCAGCAATTGCTTCTACTGGGATTAAACAGGTAAGCGCCAGAAGGCTGACAAATACTCACTACTCCTTTGAAGGATGGAGGCAGAAAACCACAGTATCCAGGCACATAGCAGCTGCAGAGCAAAGCCTATGGACAACGTACAACAACTGTTAGttataagcattttttttttgtttatagcCTGCTTTGAGTCCTTACAAATGGCTGTAGTGCAAACCTACTTGTACTATATCTTCCTTGGAGTGGAACTCAGACATGACAACGTGCTTGCCATCAGTCAGGCGGGTCATAGCGATGGCCAGACGACCACCGGCCAGTTGGTGAGCATCATGGGGAAGATATTTGTTCACAATACACTCTAACCAGTGGAAAATATTGACTGAGGGGTTCAACGGTCCAAGTGTAGAAGCCTTCACCTGTTTGGCAAAATGAATGATCTCATCCCGCAtggtaacttttaaaaaaagggaaaaaaaggacttTGAGTCAGAAATAACAATTACATCCCACAGAGGTAAATTTAGAACAAAGGACAGGCTAGAGGTACTTACTCAGGTTAATTTCACACACCACAGCAGCTGCTACCAGAGATCCAGCAGATGCGCCAAGCACGGATGGTGCATTGCGTAGTAT
The nucleotide sequence above comes from Amphiprion ocellaris isolate individual 3 ecotype Okinawa chromosome 8, ASM2253959v1, whole genome shotgun sequence. Encoded proteins:
- the pnpla1 gene encoding patatin-like phospholipase domain-containing protein 2 codes for the protein MAPGVSSCHYQETPHSISFSGSGFLATYQLGVAQCFLNHAPWILRNAPSVLGASAGSLVAAAVVCEINLITMRDEIIHFAKQVKASTLGPLNPSVNIFHWLECIVNKYLPHDAHQLAGGRLAIAMTRLTDGKHVVMSEFHSKEDIVQALLCSCYVPGYCGFLPPSFKGVRYLDGGFTGMQPVMTVSPWNTLTVCPFSGETDICPTDTPCMWDVVTSGSVLKGNMANSLRVINALFPVAVEALEQAFHGGYKDAINFLLSSGVSPGPLSFKHSNEWMHLEAPKKHEEETMVEKTAISLTSFTGNTSKSTEQEPTRYPLLFDVIQNGLLINMVTYLNMVGLPARVLSYLLLPLTLLFSVVLQSRHRLQLLFRQPPELIGWTWHSIRLFTLFFLTVVVCTLKKNIKDRVMPGILMLQWLSTQFEAAGGQKHPSPQNKLSSHSEDVRSGSLQRLINSLFPDYKNPKLQFMSKADQPEL